A stretch of Bradyrhizobium sp. AZCC 2262 DNA encodes these proteins:
- a CDS encoding L-dopachrome tautomerase-related protein: protein MKRKILPIAAMAAGMLVSVAFAQEGPLRAEIVARLPQSVGNIAITPDNQIIFSHHPFFNPDVRVAKLTSSTTFQPFPNADWNTPRKGTDHYLDNVLGLRSDENGIVWIIDMGFRTKVTPKLVGWNTHTDKLERIYYMPEPITRGGSQPQDIVIDQKNRKFYIADEDIGPGGDGSHAAIIIIDMDTGRTRRVLDGDKSTVPENVPITVDGNDLTVSGKDGKPTIIKVGCDGITMDVRSEWVYFAPLSGRSLYRVRVADLNDEKLTPTELSAKVERYSDKPNNGGLSIDYAGNLYLTAVETKSIGVVGADRKYRTYLSDPEMVWPDGITASPDGYMYVSASQISAAAMFHGGKAENKTPYLIYRFKPLAAGYVSR, encoded by the coding sequence GTGAAAAGGAAAATTCTACCAATTGCCGCAATGGCCGCGGGAATGTTGGTGTCGGTCGCGTTTGCGCAGGAGGGGCCGCTCCGGGCCGAGATTGTCGCCCGCTTGCCGCAGTCGGTCGGCAACATTGCGATCACGCCGGACAACCAGATCATCTTCAGCCACCACCCGTTCTTCAATCCCGACGTCCGGGTGGCAAAACTCACGTCATCAACGACGTTCCAGCCATTTCCGAATGCCGATTGGAACACGCCGCGGAAAGGGACCGATCACTACCTCGACAATGTCCTCGGCCTTCGATCGGACGAAAATGGCATCGTCTGGATCATCGACATGGGATTCCGCACCAAGGTCACACCCAAGCTGGTCGGATGGAATACGCACACCGACAAGCTCGAGCGCATCTACTACATGCCCGAACCGATCACGCGAGGTGGATCGCAGCCGCAGGATATCGTCATCGACCAGAAAAACCGGAAGTTCTATATCGCCGACGAGGACATCGGCCCGGGTGGCGATGGCTCCCATGCCGCGATCATCATCATCGACATGGATACGGGACGCACCCGGCGTGTTCTTGACGGAGATAAGTCGACCGTTCCGGAAAACGTCCCGATCACGGTGGATGGCAACGATCTCACGGTTTCCGGGAAGGATGGCAAGCCAACGATCATCAAGGTCGGCTGCGACGGCATCACCATGGACGTCAGATCCGAATGGGTCTACTTCGCACCGCTTAGCGGCCGTTCGCTCTATCGCGTCCGCGTTGCTGATCTGAATGACGAGAAGCTCACCCCGACGGAACTGAGCGCCAAGGTTGAGCGATATTCGGACAAGCCCAACAATGGAGGACTCTCGATCGACTATGCCGGCAACCTGTATCTGACCGCGGTCGAGACCAAATCCATTGGCGTCGTCGGCGCCGATCGCAAATACCGCACTTACTTGAGCGATCCGGAGATGGTTTGGCCTGATGGCATCACGGCTTCTCCCGACGGATATATGTATGTGTCCGCCTCGCAAATCTCCGCAGCGGCTATGTTCCATGGCGGCAAGGCCGAGAACAAGACGCCGTATCTGATCTACCGCTTCAAACCACTCGCGGCGGGCTACGTCTCGCGCTGA
- a CDS encoding GlxA family transcriptional regulator codes for MSSDVRRRVRIVVFPGFELLDLSGPLCAFNLASEAHQASYLVDVISAHGGTVASDWGVPIHTSRASRGKPVDTLLVVGGPPDSTVDGDADTVALIRKLARRARRVASVCTGAFLLATAGLLDGRSATTHWRYAPLFQQRFPRVRVDADKIFVRDGNVWTSAGITSGIDLTLALIEDDFGIEVSKAVARDMVVYHRRSGGQSQFSTLLELEPSSDRVRDALNFAREHLHEPLPVERMAAAARISARQFARLFLKETGDTPARVVERLRTEAALPRIQEGTEPIDIVARKVGFGDKDRMRRAFLRIYGQPPRALRRATVASKSQGGVSRARKSPLPEGSGSSGLLSARRSPPRVV; via the coding sequence ATGTCCTCGGATGTTCGCCGACGTGTTCGCATCGTGGTGTTCCCGGGCTTCGAATTGCTCGATCTGAGCGGCCCTCTATGCGCCTTCAATCTGGCGTCAGAGGCACATCAGGCTTCTTATCTGGTCGATGTGATCTCCGCTCATGGCGGCACAGTCGCGAGCGACTGGGGTGTGCCCATCCACACTTCCAGGGCTTCGCGGGGCAAGCCCGTTGATACCCTCTTGGTCGTGGGAGGGCCCCCCGACAGCACCGTCGACGGTGATGCCGACACCGTCGCTCTGATCAGGAAGTTGGCCCGGCGGGCAAGGCGCGTGGCGAGCGTGTGCACAGGAGCCTTCCTGCTGGCCACCGCCGGTCTGCTCGACGGGCGATCGGCGACGACCCATTGGAGATACGCTCCCTTGTTTCAACAGCGTTTTCCGCGAGTGCGCGTCGATGCAGACAAGATATTCGTGAGGGATGGCAACGTCTGGACATCGGCAGGGATCACGTCAGGCATCGATTTGACGCTCGCGTTGATCGAGGACGATTTCGGGATCGAAGTATCGAAGGCCGTCGCGAGGGACATGGTGGTCTACCATCGCCGGTCGGGCGGACAATCGCAGTTCTCGACCTTGCTGGAACTCGAGCCTTCGTCCGACCGTGTCAGGGATGCGTTGAACTTTGCGCGAGAGCACCTGCACGAACCGCTTCCCGTCGAGCGCATGGCCGCGGCCGCCCGGATCAGCGCACGGCAATTTGCCCGTCTTTTTCTGAAGGAGACCGGGGATACGCCAGCCCGCGTCGTCGAACGGCTGCGCACGGAGGCAGCGCTTCCGCGCATTCAGGAGGGAACGGAGCCGATCGACATCGTTGCCCGCAAGGTCGGCTTCGGGGACAAGGACCGCATGCGGCGCGCCTTTTTACGGATATATGGCCAACCGCCTCGCGCGCTAAGGCGAGCGACGGTCGCTTCGAAGTCGCAAGGCGGCGTCAGTCGTGCCAGAAAAAGCCCGCTGCCCGAAGGCAGCGGGTCATCCGGGCTTCTCAGCGCGAGACGTAGCCCGCCGCGAGTGGTTTGA
- a CDS encoding DJ-1/PfpI family protein yields the protein MKVLAFAFPGFTFIDLAGPMQAFMMLPGFSSQIVWQSRGVVDSDAGVSVQATEDFQSCWKDPDILFVPGNSIHLFKQLQDDRTIDFIADVGTRAKWITSVCNGSLLLGAAGLLKGYKAASYWYTREHLSLFGAIPTDARYVIDRNRATGGGMTAGIDFGLAMVGQLAGEPVGRVAELAFEYAPQPPFGTGRPELADPATLAKTTEIVKQIMPVQELEGVSARRAAMGKL from the coding sequence ATGAAGGTGCTGGCGTTTGCTTTTCCTGGCTTCACATTCATCGACCTGGCCGGCCCGATGCAGGCGTTCATGATGCTTCCAGGATTCTCCTCGCAGATTGTGTGGCAGAGCAGGGGAGTCGTTGATTCCGACGCCGGTGTCAGCGTTCAGGCGACAGAAGATTTCCAAAGTTGTTGGAAGGATCCAGACATCCTGTTTGTTCCTGGCAATAGCATCCATCTGTTCAAGCAATTGCAGGACGATCGGACCATCGACTTCATCGCCGATGTCGGCACCCGCGCCAAGTGGATCACCAGCGTGTGCAACGGTTCTCTGCTATTGGGCGCAGCGGGGCTGCTAAAGGGATACAAGGCGGCCTCCTATTGGTACACGCGGGAGCATCTCAGTTTGTTCGGCGCCATTCCGACCGACGCCAGGTACGTGATCGACCGGAACCGCGCGACTGGCGGAGGCATGACCGCGGGAATCGATTTCGGTCTTGCCATGGTCGGCCAACTCGCGGGAGAGCCCGTCGGCCGCGTGGCGGAGCTGGCCTTTGAGTACGCGCCACAGCCTCCCTTCGGAACCGGTCGACCTGAGCTGGCCGACCCCGCAACGTTGGCCAAGACGACGGAAATAGTGAAGCAGATAATGCCGGTTCAGGAGCTGGAGGGTGTGAGCGCCCGCCGCGCAGCTATGGGAAAGCTGTAA
- a CDS encoding DUF6616 family protein, translated as MQQIFIELYNYRPAWATCPESERTDFAMKIVEAVKGLKSAGVDVVAYGMNSPETDRRAPYDFFCVYRVPNVEFQREFERQVAASGWYDYFEQVNVSGDAQDLEAVLLGNARMARPASS; from the coding sequence ATGCAACAGATCTTTATCGAGCTCTATAACTACCGCCCCGCCTGGGCCACATGCCCGGAAAGCGAGAGAACCGATTTTGCGATGAAGATAGTCGAAGCGGTCAAAGGTCTGAAATCCGCGGGTGTCGACGTCGTTGCCTATGGCATGAACTCTCCCGAGACCGATCGTCGTGCGCCGTACGATTTCTTTTGCGTCTATCGTGTGCCGAACGTCGAATTTCAGCGCGAATTTGAGCGGCAGGTCGCCGCGTCGGGTTGGTACGATTACTTCGAGCAGGTCAATGTCAGCGGTGATGCGCAAGACCTTGAAGCCGTGCTGCTCGGTAATGCCAGGATGGCTCGACCGGCTTCGTCCTGA
- a CDS encoding alpha/beta fold hydrolase has protein sequence MPNNTKMVRVQGLNFQVRDVGDKQPALVFLHYWGGTGRTWDLVIRELAGYHRCIAPDFRGWGGSDKTADGYDLHTQADDVAAIIASLGLSQYILVGQSMGGKIAQILGARRPQGLNGLVLIAPAPPTPMAAPKEQRDAILESYQTPAGVEFALSILTSRQLSPTLRQQVIDDTLGGAPAAKVAWTEAGMTLDITEIVGNINVPTTVIVGDADKVETEPLLSRELGSRISGTEFVVLPGVGHLSPLEAPRELAAAITTAISKIR, from the coding sequence ATGCCAAACAATACAAAGATGGTGCGTGTCCAGGGATTGAATTTCCAGGTCCGCGATGTCGGAGACAAACAGCCTGCGCTGGTTTTTCTCCACTACTGGGGCGGCACCGGACGGACGTGGGACCTCGTCATCCGGGAACTGGCGGGATACCACCGTTGCATTGCGCCCGATTTCCGCGGCTGGGGCGGGTCGGACAAGACGGCGGATGGCTACGATCTGCACACCCAAGCCGATGACGTCGCCGCGATCATCGCCTCGCTGGGGCTGTCGCAATACATTTTGGTTGGACAGTCGATGGGTGGAAAGATCGCCCAGATATTGGGAGCCCGCAGACCGCAGGGGCTGAACGGGCTCGTGCTGATTGCGCCTGCTCCTCCCACGCCGATGGCCGCACCGAAGGAGCAGCGCGACGCCATACTCGAAAGCTATCAGACCCCCGCCGGTGTCGAGTTCGCTCTCTCGATCCTGACGTCAAGGCAGCTTTCTCCAACGCTCCGGCAGCAGGTGATCGACGATACGCTGGGCGGGGCCCCAGCGGCCAAGGTCGCATGGACGGAAGCCGGCATGACGCTGGACATCACCGAGATCGTCGGGAACATCAATGTCCCTACCACCGTCATCGTCGGGGATGCCGACAAGGTCGAGACCGAGCCACTCCTCAGCCGAGAGTTGGGCAGCCGTATCAGCGGAACAGAATTCGTCGTGCTTCCCGGAGTGGGCCATTTGTCCCCGTTGGAGGCTCCGCGCGAACTGGCTGCGGCCATCACGACGGCAATATCGAAAATTCGTTAA
- a CDS encoding nuclear transport factor 2 family protein has translation MTAPTRSGNGDHNVQIVLNAFDTLFNKRDYAAAERYWSPHYIQHSAHIPPGREGLFGMIKIMPETLRYQNHLAAATGDFVILHGRFSGFGPVAWVVADIVRMDDGVLAEHWDVIQDEATREQSRSGLPMFGDKFPA, from the coding sequence ATGACCGCCCCAACCAGATCGGGTAACGGAGACCACAACGTCCAGATCGTCCTCAACGCGTTCGATACGCTCTTCAACAAACGCGACTACGCTGCCGCCGAGCGCTACTGGTCGCCGCATTATATCCAGCACAGCGCGCACATTCCGCCCGGTCGTGAGGGGCTGTTCGGCATGATCAAGATCATGCCCGAGACGCTGCGCTACCAGAACCACCTTGCGGCAGCTACCGGCGACTTTGTCATTCTGCATGGCCGGTTCAGCGGTTTCGGTCCGGTGGCATGGGTCGTCGCCGACATCGTGCGCATGGATGACGGCGTGCTCGCCGAGCACTGGGACGTCATCCAGGACGAGGCCACGCGCGAGCAGTCGCGTAGCGGTCTACCGATGTTCGGCGACAAGTTCCCGGCGTGA
- a CDS encoding alpha/beta fold hydrolase, producing the protein MSMHETAPSQFVQVGDAEVAYRRFGRRGAPPLLLLNYFAANMDDWDPKITNGFAAVRDVIILDYPGIGLSSGTTPSTVAAMTRDFACFYRALDLTGFDIIGFSLGGMIAQQLAFEFPDMVRRIILLGTGPRGGEGMTFTELSVDELDDPESLVMLAFFTPSEASKAAGRAYLERLKLRAADRDERVTRHAAIAQLEAIREWGAIPSENRFAVLGNIRQPTLIVHGNKDVVVMPINAFLLAEHLPNAQLIMYPDASHGAQSQHAEIFLEHARLFLSN; encoded by the coding sequence ATGAGCATGCACGAAACCGCCCCCTCCCAATTCGTCCAGGTAGGAGACGCAGAAGTCGCTTACCGCCGCTTTGGAAGGCGCGGCGCACCTCCGCTCCTCCTCCTCAATTACTTCGCTGCGAACATGGACGATTGGGACCCGAAGATCACCAATGGCTTCGCGGCGGTGCGCGACGTCATCATCCTTGACTATCCCGGTATCGGGCTCTCGAGCGGTACTACGCCCTCCACAGTCGCAGCGATGACGCGGGACTTTGCCTGCTTCTACCGCGCGCTTGACCTGACCGGCTTCGATATCATTGGATTTTCCCTCGGCGGCATGATCGCGCAGCAGCTTGCCTTTGAATTCCCGGACATGGTGCGGCGGATCATTCTGCTCGGCACGGGCCCGCGCGGCGGCGAAGGCATGACCTTCACCGAGCTCTCGGTCGACGAACTCGACGATCCCGAAAGTCTGGTGATGCTTGCGTTCTTCACCCCAAGCGAGGCCAGCAAGGCGGCGGGACGCGCCTATCTCGAGCGACTGAAGCTCCGCGCGGCCGATCGCGACGAGCGGGTGACGAGGCACGCGGCGATCGCCCAGCTGGAAGCCATCCGCGAGTGGGGCGCAATTCCTTCGGAGAACCGCTTTGCCGTGCTGGGCAACATTCGCCAGCCAACGCTGATCGTCCATGGCAACAAGGATGTCGTAGTGATGCCGATCAACGCCTTTCTGCTCGCCGAGCACCTGCCCAATGCTCAACTGATCATGTACCCGGACGCCAGTCACGGCGCGCAGTCGCAACACGCAGAGATCTTTCTCGAGCACGCGCGGCTTTTCCTGAGCAACTGA
- a CDS encoding SDR family oxidoreductase, producing the protein MAGSTQVPSQLGRAAVVTGATGGLGYEAALALAKAGAEVILTGRDDQKGRSAVEKIGHEVTRSNVSYEQLDLASLASVADFAQRMHARQSVDLLINNAGVMALPRRQTTADGFEMQFGTNYLGHFALTARLLPLLRRASGPRVVSVSSLAHRTGFIDFNDLQGARVYSPWKAYGQSKLACLMFALELQRRSDAAGWNLISNAAHPGFARTNLFTSGPGGLLSMATDFAAPFFGHSAADGARPILFAATSPEARPGGYYGPGGIAELRGAPARALIMPQARDEAAAARLWKVSEQLTGTSFE; encoded by the coding sequence ATGGCTGGTTCGACCCAGGTCCCTTCACAGCTCGGCAGAGCGGCCGTAGTCACGGGTGCCACGGGCGGTCTCGGCTACGAGGCAGCCTTGGCTCTGGCCAAAGCCGGTGCAGAAGTCATCCTCACCGGGCGCGATGACCAGAAGGGCCGATCGGCTGTCGAGAAGATCGGCCACGAGGTGACCAGGTCCAACGTAAGCTACGAGCAACTCGATCTGGCGAGCCTCGCATCGGTCGCCGACTTCGCGCAGCGGATGCATGCCCGGCAGTCGGTTGATCTGCTGATCAACAATGCGGGAGTGATGGCGCTGCCCCGCCGCCAAACCACGGCGGATGGCTTCGAGATGCAGTTTGGCACAAACTATCTCGGCCACTTCGCGCTGACGGCGCGGCTGTTGCCGCTGTTGCGCAGGGCCAGCGGGCCAAGGGTCGTCAGCGTCAGCAGCTTGGCGCACCGCACCGGATTCATCGATTTCAATGACCTTCAGGGCGCGAGGGTGTACTCGCCCTGGAAGGCATATGGGCAATCGAAGCTCGCGTGCTTGATGTTCGCGCTTGAACTGCAACGGCGGAGCGACGCGGCCGGCTGGAACCTGATCAGCAATGCGGCCCATCCAGGATTTGCCCGAACCAACCTGTTCACGAGCGGTCCGGGCGGTCTCCTTTCCATGGCGACCGATTTCGCGGCTCCCTTCTTCGGTCATTCGGCGGCCGATGGCGCCCGACCGATCCTGTTCGCGGCAACCAGCCCGGAGGCTAGGCCGGGCGGCTACTACGGACCCGGAGGCATTGCCGAGCTGCGAGGCGCACCGGCCCGCGCGCTGATCATGCCACAGGCGCGAGACGAGGCGGCGGCTGCCCGGCTTTGGAAGGTCTCCGAGCAACTGACGGGCACCTCGTTCGAATAG
- a CDS encoding LysR family transcriptional regulator, producing the protein MELRHLRYFIAVADAGSLTVAAEQKLHTSQPSLSRQIRDLEQEVGVQLIHRSAHGVELTAAGKAFLDHARMALVQAEAAKEAALRAAQPARPTFALGFMSGAEIGLLPEVDRVLRDEFPGIEIRLSSDYSPVLAKALMRRKLDAAFIRPEEQMGDLSYRRVRTDPLVFVFPSDHRLASQAAIAPQEIANENFCLPSKSAPAVRRVVLEYFNRAGIDLKPEHEVHNVVHAISMITSTRAVMMLPAYTKRYLPESITTRPVQGEVPTLDLMLAYHKANKSPILKLLLSRVGQLAGTPS; encoded by the coding sequence ATGGAGCTCCGGCATCTCCGCTACTTCATCGCTGTCGCCGATGCCGGCAGTCTGACCGTTGCCGCCGAGCAAAAGCTCCACACGTCCCAGCCGTCACTCAGCCGGCAAATCCGGGATCTCGAACAGGAGGTCGGCGTTCAGCTGATCCACCGCAGCGCTCACGGCGTTGAGCTGACGGCGGCCGGAAAGGCCTTTCTCGACCATGCTCGAATGGCGCTGGTTCAGGCAGAAGCCGCCAAGGAAGCAGCGCTGCGCGCAGCCCAGCCGGCGAGGCCGACATTCGCGCTTGGCTTCATGTCGGGCGCCGAAATCGGCTTGTTGCCCGAGGTAGACCGCGTCCTTCGCGACGAGTTTCCCGGCATCGAAATCCGCCTGTCGAGTGACTATTCTCCGGTGCTCGCCAAAGCCTTGATGAGGCGCAAGCTTGATGCGGCCTTCATCCGGCCGGAAGAGCAGATGGGAGATTTGAGCTACAGGCGCGTTCGCACGGATCCGCTGGTTTTTGTTTTTCCGAGCGACCACCGGCTGGCTTCGCAAGCGGCCATCGCGCCGCAAGAGATCGCGAACGAAAACTTCTGTCTTCCGTCAAAGTCCGCCCCGGCGGTGCGCCGTGTCGTTCTGGAGTATTTCAACCGGGCCGGTATCGATCTCAAGCCGGAACACGAAGTGCACAATGTCGTTCATGCAATATCGATGATCACATCGACGCGCGCGGTCATGATGTTGCCGGCTTACACGAAGCGTTATCTGCCGGAATCGATAACTACTCGTCCGGTGCAGGGAGAAGTGCCCACGCTCGACCTGATGCTCGCCTACCATAAGGCGAACAAGTCGCCGATCCTGAAGTTGCTGCTTTCCAGAGTAGGCCAACTTGCTGGGACGCCGTCCTAG
- the gcvA gene encoding transcriptional regulator GcvA has product MAPLPPLETLRVFEVACRHGSYSEAARELHVTHSAVSQRIRQLEEQLGLTLFERQGNRMVPTASGVRLQAGVKSAFSEMNAALSGIQTRRKNAEITVSLLPVMAARWLVPRLSRFTARFPHINLHIKTGQALANFKSDGVDIAIRFGTGDWKGLRAIKLLDEEFFPVCSPSLNGGRLPKDPAAMLAQPLLIDRNLSWHAWFKSVGVKLDRDIAGTSFTDTNALMEAAVMGQGIALGRLSVAQSDILAGKLVRLSEHSLRVAYCHYAVYPIASESNPALVAFRDWLVEEVRRT; this is encoded by the coding sequence ATGGCACCCCTGCCCCCACTGGAGACCTTGCGGGTATTCGAGGTGGCCTGCCGCCACGGCAGCTACTCCGAGGCGGCGCGTGAATTGCACGTGACGCACAGCGCCGTCAGCCAGCGCATCAGGCAGCTGGAGGAACAGCTTGGCCTCACGCTGTTCGAGCGGCAGGGCAACCGGATGGTGCCGACTGCAAGCGGCGTCAGGCTGCAGGCAGGTGTCAAAAGCGCGTTTTCGGAAATGAATGCGGCACTATCAGGCATTCAGACGCGCCGGAAGAATGCCGAAATCACCGTCAGCCTGCTGCCGGTCATGGCGGCGCGCTGGCTGGTGCCGCGGCTGTCCCGATTCACGGCCCGATTTCCGCACATCAACCTGCACATCAAGACCGGACAGGCGCTGGCCAATTTCAAATCTGATGGCGTCGACATTGCGATACGGTTCGGGACGGGCGACTGGAAAGGGCTGCGGGCCATCAAGCTTCTCGATGAAGAGTTTTTTCCGGTATGCAGCCCCAGCCTCAACGGCGGCCGCCTGCCAAAGGATCCCGCCGCGATGCTGGCACAGCCGCTGCTGATCGACCGCAACCTGTCGTGGCACGCCTGGTTCAAGTCTGTCGGCGTCAAGCTCGATCGCGATATCGCAGGCACCTCTTTTACCGATACCAACGCGCTGATGGAGGCAGCCGTCATGGGACAGGGAATTGCGCTCGGGCGCCTGTCGGTCGCACAATCGGACATTCTGGCGGGAAAGCTGGTTCGCCTGTCCGAACACAGCTTGCGCGTCGCTTACTGCCACTATGCGGTTTACCCGATCGCTTCGGAGTCCAACCCGGCCCTGGTGGCTTTCCGGGACTGGCTGGTTGAGGAGGTCCGTCGTACCTAG
- a CDS encoding MATE family efflux transporter, which translates to MQASCVLSPHARKPSLPKACSKARARPTEVDARTHMLLTRPIAPTILRLAIPNATVMIVQILIGLLEVYFVSRAGVDALAGVAPVFPLVSLVVAVAQGALGGGIVTTVARALGTGRTGEASEYAWYAVLLGIPLGLATTALMAALGPTLYSHMGISGNALEIAVSYSFTIFAGAVLIWLFNLLMAVVRGTGNLQVPVIVVCGGALILVPLSPVLIFGALGFEGLGPSGGAVAMLVYYGLGTLAYAAYLWGRFGVLKPSFGLPRLSLVQALAVLRVGGMSAVVSATTNLTLAIVTAYVALGGVEALAGYGAASRLEFLLVPLAYGIGGPVGIVISANLGAGQTERAVRASWIGVLMAGAMTELIGLTAAAFPQAWIGIFSQDPSVLQVGAEYLHRVGPFFGFFGIGYALYCVGQATRRMEASVFAALFRAAIAVLGGLVVVWLKADVAWNFIAVALGMIAFGLFALPPLISRSGYE; encoded by the coding sequence ATGCAAGCCTCCTGCGTATTGTCACCTCACGCGCGCAAGCCTTCGCTGCCTAAAGCATGCAGCAAAGCCCGCGCCCGCCCCACAGAAGTCGACGCCCGCACCCACATGCTGCTGACAAGGCCGATCGCGCCCACCATCCTGCGTCTTGCCATACCCAACGCCACCGTGATGATCGTCCAGATCCTGATCGGATTGCTTGAGGTCTATTTCGTATCCCGCGCGGGCGTCGATGCGCTGGCCGGCGTCGCGCCGGTCTTTCCGCTGGTCTCGCTGGTCGTTGCCGTCGCGCAGGGCGCGCTCGGCGGCGGCATCGTCACGACCGTCGCACGCGCCCTTGGGACCGGACGGACCGGCGAGGCAAGCGAATACGCGTGGTACGCTGTGTTGCTCGGCATTCCGCTAGGTCTTGCGACCACAGCCCTCATGGCTGCGCTCGGTCCCACGCTTTACAGTCATATGGGCATCTCCGGAAATGCACTGGAGATCGCCGTTTCCTACTCATTCACGATTTTTGCGGGCGCTGTGCTGATCTGGTTGTTCAACCTGCTGATGGCGGTGGTTCGGGGCACCGGCAATCTGCAGGTTCCGGTGATCGTGGTTTGTGGCGGCGCCTTGATCCTGGTCCCGCTTTCGCCGGTACTCATCTTTGGCGCCCTTGGCTTTGAAGGTCTCGGCCCTTCGGGCGGCGCCGTCGCGATGCTCGTGTATTACGGGTTGGGAACGCTGGCCTACGCAGCCTATCTGTGGGGCCGGTTTGGCGTCCTCAAGCCGTCATTTGGTCTGCCAAGGCTTTCGTTGGTGCAGGCGCTCGCCGTTCTCCGTGTCGGAGGAATGTCGGCCGTCGTTTCGGCCACCACCAATCTGACGCTCGCGATCGTGACGGCCTATGTGGCGCTGGGCGGCGTGGAAGCCTTGGCTGGCTATGGTGCAGCCTCCCGGCTTGAGTTTCTCCTCGTGCCGCTGGCCTACGGCATCGGCGGTCCGGTCGGAATCGTGATAAGCGCGAACCTCGGCGCCGGTCAGACAGAACGCGCCGTTAGAGCGTCCTGGATCGGTGTGCTGATGGCCGGCGCTATGACCGAATTGATCGGACTGACCGCTGCCGCCTTTCCGCAAGCATGGATCGGGATATTCAGCCAGGATCCGTCCGTGCTGCAAGTCGGCGCCGAATATCTGCACCGCGTTGGACCGTTCTTTGGATTCTTCGGGATCGGCTATGCGCTTTACTGCGTCGGACAGGCGACCAGACGAATGGAAGCCTCGGTCTTCGCCGCTCTGTTCAGGGCAGCGATCGCGGTGCTCGGAGGTCTGGTGGTGGTCTGGTTGAAGGCCGACGTCGCATGGAATTTCATCGCCGTAGCGTTGGGAATGATCGCCTTCGGCCTGTTCGCATTGCCACCTCTGATCAGCCGCTCCGGCTATGAATAG